In one window of Spodoptera frugiperda isolate SF20-4 chromosome 11, AGI-APGP_CSIRO_Sfru_2.0, whole genome shotgun sequence DNA:
- the LOC118275009 gene encoding collagenase isoform X2, which translates to MLVKTGLFLLLVTVLQVSARYAGVQPDFIENVIKHEEEAVLSGSRIVSGWEAEPGQHPHHAALRMVDPTGSVSACGGSIASREWVITAAHCTAGRVTIVVRGGVVSLTNPEYISESTEYYNHPLYDNSKPTVVQHHDIGLVKLQSPVTYSFRLQRIRIQPRADAYRNYEGALVYASGHGRTWTGGATTEVLRWVYLTAISNQACGSTFTSGIIIETSICARFYNVTSQSTCQGDSGGPLVHVGSDGVPTLIGVTSFVAGGDFGCHSGLPAGFIRPGPYLNWFEQVTGIDFENLVEVEPTTPTTPEDRPTIPDDGPTDRPTIPDDGPTVVPTIPDDGPTVVPTIPDDGPTDRPTIPDDVPTVRPTSSIPDFTTSWPVRPTTEDYQTVATTPNDDEGSGGDDGDDCSDSDEDDELSELLKRLEVKVKVKVRFDKYKHKQETDKVVEVKKHH; encoded by the exons ATGTTGGTGAAGACAggcttgtttttgttattggtGACGGTACTGCAG gtATCAGCACGCTACGCCGGTGTGCAACCTGACTTCATCGAGAATGTAATCAAACACG AGGAGGAAGCCGTACTTTCAGGCTCTCGTATCGTGTCTGGCTGGGAGGCAGAGCCCGGCCAGCACCCTCACCATGCTGCTCTCCGAATGGTGGACCCTACTGGCAGTGTGAGTGCCTGCGGAGGATCCATCGCGTCCAGGGAATGGGTCATCACCGCAGCTCATTGTACTGCTgg CCGTGTAACTATAGTAGTCCGCGGAGGCGTGGTCTCGCTCACCAATCCGGAGTACATCAGCGAGTCCACCGAGTACTACAACCATCCGCTGTATGATAACAGCAAACCCACTGTTGTACAACACCACGATATCGGTCTTGTCAAGCTTCAGAGCCCTGTCACATACAGCT tcCGTCTGCAACGTATCCGCATTCAGCCGAGAGCTGACGCGTACCGCAACTATGAAGGCGCATTGGTCTATGCCAGTGGACACGGCAGGACATGGACTGGAG GCGCTACTACCGAGGTGCTGCGATGGGTGTACCTGACTGCAATCTCGAACCAGGCCTGCGGCAGCACCTTCACGAGTGGCATCATCATCGAGACTTCTATCTGCGCCAGATTCTACAATGTTACCTCTCAATCTACATGCCAG GGAGACAGCGGTGGTCCACTTGTGCACGTTGGTTCTGACGGAGTTCCGACTCTCATCGGTGTGACCTCCTTCGTAGCTGGTGGAGACTTCGGTTGTCACTCTGGCCTTCCCGCCG GTTTCATTCGTCCGGGACCTTACCTTAATTGGTTTGAACAAGTTACTGgcattgattttgaaaatctAGTTGAAGTTGAACCCACTACTCCTACAACTCCCG AAGATCGTCCTACAATTCCCGACGATGGTCCCACTGATCGTCCTACAATTCCCGACGATGGTCCCACTGTTGTTCCTACAATTCCCGACGATGGTCCCACTGTTGTTCCTACAATTCCCGACGATGGTCCCACTGATCGTCCTACAATTCCCGACGATGTTCCCACTGTTCGTCCTACAAGTTCTATCCCCGATTTTACAACCTCTTGGCCAGTTCGACCGACTACTGAAGACTATCAAACTGTCGCAACAACTCCCAATGACGATGAAGGCTCTGGTGGAGACGATGGCGATGATTGTTCCGATTCCGATGAAGACGATGAACTATCTGAACTTCTTAAACGTCTTgaagttaaagttaaagtcaaGGTTAGGTTCGATAAATACAAACACAAGCAAGAGACAGATAAGGTTGTAGAAGTTAAGAaacatcattaa
- the LOC118275009 gene encoding trypsin-7 isoform X1: MLVKTGLFLLLVTVLQVSARYAGVQPDFIENVIKHEEEAVLSGSRIVSGWEAEPGQHPHHAALRMVDPTGSVSACGGSIASREWVITAAHCTAGRVTIVVRGGVVSLTNPEYISESTEYYNHPLYDNSKPTVVQHHDIGLVKLQSPVTYSFRLQRIRIQPRADAYRNYEGALVYASGHGRTWTGGATTEVLRWVYLTAISNQACGSTFTSGIIIETSICARFYNVTSQSTCQGDSGGPLVHVGSDGVPTLIGVTSFVAGGDFGCHSGLPAGFIRPGPYLNWFEQVTGIDFENLVEVEPTTPTTPAPSPTTPEDRPTIPDEGPTVRPTTPEDRPTIPDDGPTDRPTIPDDGPTVVPTIPDDGPTVVPTIPDDGPTDRPTIPDDVPTVRPTSSIPDFTTSWPVRPTTEDYQTVATTPNDDEGSGGDDGDDCSDSDEDDELSELLKRLEVKVKVKVRFDKYKHKQETDKVVEVKKHH; the protein is encoded by the exons ATGTTGGTGAAGACAggcttgtttttgttattggtGACGGTACTGCAG gtATCAGCACGCTACGCCGGTGTGCAACCTGACTTCATCGAGAATGTAATCAAACACG AGGAGGAAGCCGTACTTTCAGGCTCTCGTATCGTGTCTGGCTGGGAGGCAGAGCCCGGCCAGCACCCTCACCATGCTGCTCTCCGAATGGTGGACCCTACTGGCAGTGTGAGTGCCTGCGGAGGATCCATCGCGTCCAGGGAATGGGTCATCACCGCAGCTCATTGTACTGCTgg CCGTGTAACTATAGTAGTCCGCGGAGGCGTGGTCTCGCTCACCAATCCGGAGTACATCAGCGAGTCCACCGAGTACTACAACCATCCGCTGTATGATAACAGCAAACCCACTGTTGTACAACACCACGATATCGGTCTTGTCAAGCTTCAGAGCCCTGTCACATACAGCT tcCGTCTGCAACGTATCCGCATTCAGCCGAGAGCTGACGCGTACCGCAACTATGAAGGCGCATTGGTCTATGCCAGTGGACACGGCAGGACATGGACTGGAG GCGCTACTACCGAGGTGCTGCGATGGGTGTACCTGACTGCAATCTCGAACCAGGCCTGCGGCAGCACCTTCACGAGTGGCATCATCATCGAGACTTCTATCTGCGCCAGATTCTACAATGTTACCTCTCAATCTACATGCCAG GGAGACAGCGGTGGTCCACTTGTGCACGTTGGTTCTGACGGAGTTCCGACTCTCATCGGTGTGACCTCCTTCGTAGCTGGTGGAGACTTCGGTTGTCACTCTGGCCTTCCCGCCG GTTTCATTCGTCCGGGACCTTACCTTAATTGGTTTGAACAAGTTACTGgcattgattttgaaaatctAGTTGAAGTTGAACCCACTACTCCTACAACTCCCGCCCCTAGTCCTACAACTCCCGAAGATCGTCCTACAATTCCCGACGAGGGTCCCACTGTTCGTCCTACAACTCCCGAAGATCGTCCTACAATTCCCGACGATGGTCCCACTGATCGTCCTACAATTCCCGACGATGGTCCCACTGTTGTTCCTACAATTCCCGACGATGGTCCCACTGTTGTTCCTACAATTCCCGACGATGGTCCCACTGATCGTCCTACAATTCCCGACGATGTTCCCACTGTTCGTCCTACAAGTTCTATCCCCGATTTTACAACCTCTTGGCCAGTTCGACCGACTACTGAAGACTATCAAACTGTCGCAACAACTCCCAATGACGATGAAGGCTCTGGTGGAGACGATGGCGATGATTGTTCCGATTCCGATGAAGACGATGAACTATCTGAACTTCTTAAACGTCTTgaagttaaagttaaagtcaaGGTTAGGTTCGATAAATACAAACACAAGCAAGAGACAGATAAGGTTGTAGAAGTTAAGAaacatcattaa